The DNA sequence CTGAAATATCTCTACCGGGCGGGCGGCAAACCAGTGGCGCGCGATGAGTTGCTGGCCGAAGTCTGGGGCTACAATGCCGCCGTCACGACGCACACGCTGGAGACGCACATTTATCGCCTGCGTCAGAAGGTCGAGCCGGACCCGGCCCATGCCCGCCTGCTGCTGACCGATGCCGGAGGCTACCGCCTGCAGCCGTGAAGATCAGGCCCGCGACGCCTTCGGATTATCCGGCGCTTGCCGATCTATGGTTCGACAGCTGGGTATCCATTGGCATTTCGAATGAGACAGACCTTTCCCGGGAGGGCGTGCGCGAACGCTTTTTCCGCGAGGCATCGGAGGTCTGGAATCTGTACACGGCGGAACGCGATGGCGTGCTGGTTGGCTTGCTGGCCCTGGTGCCTGAACAATCCCGTATCGATCAGCTCTTTGTTGCACCTGCCGCCAAAGGCGGCGGGGTC is a window from the uncultured Hyphomonas sp. genome containing:
- a CDS encoding GNAT family N-acetyltransferase encodes the protein MKIRPATPSDYPALADLWFDSWVSIGISNETDLSREGVRERFFREASEVWNLYTAERDGVLVGLLALVPEQSRIDQLFVAPAAKGGGVGLAMLNHAKALMPGGIVLTTHEANSPARAFYESRGFVLTGTEPDLVHRRTKCHYAWRPVAPA